From Paenibacillus sp. V4I7, one genomic window encodes:
- a CDS encoding beta-galactosidase, whose protein sequence is MYLSKSEEAVIHLSSEALRIDGKSEIILCASLFYFRLPRGLWKERLTKVKAFGYNAIDVYFPWNHHETVEGTWDFTGEKDAAQFLQDASDAGLWVIARPGPYICSEWDGGALPAYLFAKENLRLRDNDPTFLRHVARWYEQILPILKKYETGQGGTIIAVQLDNELDFYPCSDPKGYISALRDLALQHGITVPLIACAGQGGLYEASGFAEGVVPTCNFYPNDQDPAFEEKVLFYREELARRGLPLLVTETNRSHFLLRRLLSAGVKLLGPYLQASGTNFGFTNAANNWGNPLSFLTSDYDFHGMITPEGHIREEAYEGRMLHRVIQTYGASFAEAKPEPMSSVSPYRLALKQGGELLFLCQVNEQDEDAYFHVAEEVIPRYTTLVAKASRCPILPVQVPLQTWGIAEGTLAYATAELLLVKQLEQRTLFVFHTECEGEIRLCFNTEVQTEAGTMTVHETEDQVTVSFQSGEQERSARIRLLSGHVIELIGMSRSRALLLENMDDEGELHVGDWVERVSESCEVELSWSQSLVNPLDTLADESLLIGDTADYLEKHGVYRGFAWYTSQLSLPLENSCLGIIVQQASDVVSVYTGETYLGTATPGGGSHYLPIPSGSRVEPNLVTRVEIWGHTNFHDTNLPGLHLNALKGLTGIVGVTSVGEINQNWRFKVMQSGEEKDDYIASDYDDRQWPIVSAGGWLSTEQPAHQCYRKQVKLRKEADTWILHTPGNFSHTYAYVNGHALGQLNPLNPYLDLTPYVTAGDMATLTVFLDKTYGSHSGNICLYEGTAAKQWTLSSCQENGLLQHAKSSNVGALPVEGAISLKPGTLSWLYGDFHDDNQGLGWRVYVKGSHMKLTVFFNGRLVGRLWTQGGANRPIFRGGSDESFYLPGPWFQGGESGNEIAILLEAVATSEDALLEPLRFVPVAEN, encoded by the coding sequence TTGTATTTATCAAAAAGTGAAGAAGCAGTGATTCACTTATCGTCAGAAGCACTGCGGATAGATGGAAAATCAGAAATTATACTTTGTGCCTCCTTATTTTATTTTCGATTACCACGCGGTTTATGGAAAGAGAGACTAACTAAAGTTAAAGCCTTTGGATATAACGCGATTGATGTGTACTTTCCTTGGAATCATCATGAGACCGTGGAGGGAACTTGGGATTTTACTGGAGAGAAGGATGCGGCTCAGTTTCTACAGGATGCTTCCGATGCAGGACTGTGGGTGATTGCGCGACCAGGGCCGTATATTTGCTCGGAATGGGATGGGGGAGCACTCCCTGCTTATCTATTCGCGAAAGAAAATCTTCGCTTGAGGGATAACGATCCTACCTTCTTGCGGCACGTAGCCAGGTGGTATGAACAGATTCTTCCCATCCTGAAGAAATATGAAACGGGTCAGGGTGGCACCATCATTGCTGTCCAATTAGACAACGAGCTTGATTTCTATCCTTGCTCTGATCCCAAAGGGTATATCTCGGCCCTAAGAGATTTAGCTCTGCAGCATGGGATAACCGTGCCGCTCATTGCTTGTGCCGGACAAGGCGGCTTGTATGAGGCTTCTGGTTTTGCTGAAGGTGTTGTGCCCACATGTAACTTCTATCCAAATGACCAAGACCCTGCTTTCGAAGAAAAGGTGCTCTTCTACAGAGAGGAGTTGGCTCGTCGCGGGCTGCCCTTACTCGTCACGGAGACGAATCGCTCGCACTTCCTGCTTCGCAGATTATTATCAGCAGGAGTAAAGCTGCTCGGTCCTTACTTGCAGGCTTCAGGGACGAATTTTGGCTTTACCAATGCGGCTAACAATTGGGGGAATCCACTTTCGTTTCTCACCTCGGACTATGATTTCCATGGCATGATAACACCGGAAGGACACATTCGAGAGGAAGCTTATGAAGGAAGAATGCTGCATCGTGTGATTCAAACGTATGGCGCTTCCTTCGCGGAAGCGAAGCCTGAGCCAATGAGTAGTGTCTCCCCTTATCGGTTAGCGCTAAAGCAAGGCGGCGAGCTGCTCTTCCTATGCCAAGTAAACGAGCAAGATGAAGACGCTTACTTTCACGTGGCAGAAGAAGTCATACCCCGTTATACCACACTTGTCGCCAAAGCAAGCCGCTGCCCAATTCTTCCCGTGCAAGTGCCCTTGCAGACCTGGGGGATCGCTGAAGGGACACTGGCCTACGCAACTGCAGAACTGCTGCTGGTGAAGCAGCTTGAGCAGCGCACGCTATTCGTGTTTCACACGGAGTGCGAAGGCGAAATTCGTCTCTGCTTTAACACGGAGGTGCAGACGGAGGCTGGCACGATGACGGTACACGAAACCGAAGACCAGGTGACGGTATCCTTTCAATCGGGCGAGCAAGAGAGATCAGCTCGGATTCGCTTACTAAGCGGTCATGTTATCGAATTGATCGGGATGAGTCGTTCACGTGCTTTGCTGCTAGAAAATATGGATGATGAAGGCGAGCTGCATGTTGGCGATTGGGTAGAACGAGTCTCGGAAAGCTGCGAAGTTGAACTTAGCTGGTCACAAAGCTTAGTGAATCCTTTGGATACACTTGCGGATGAAAGCTTATTGATCGGTGATACCGCCGATTATCTGGAGAAGCATGGTGTTTACCGAGGTTTTGCCTGGTATACCTCGCAATTATCACTACCGCTGGAGAACAGCTGTCTTGGCATTATCGTTCAGCAGGCAAGTGATGTCGTTTCCGTTTATACTGGTGAAACGTATTTAGGTACAGCAACTCCTGGAGGAGGAAGTCACTACCTTCCGATTCCTTCCGGCTCGCGCGTAGAGCCAAATCTGGTTACTCGCGTCGAGATCTGGGGACATACCAATTTCCATGATACGAATTTGCCGGGTTTGCACTTAAATGCTCTGAAAGGGCTAACGGGCATTGTTGGGGTAACGTCGGTTGGGGAAATAAACCAAAACTGGCGATTCAAGGTTATGCAATCCGGAGAAGAGAAGGACGATTACATAGCATCAGACTATGACGATCGACAATGGCCGATTGTGAGTGCTGGAGGGTGGCTCTCCACAGAACAGCCCGCCCATCAATGCTACCGCAAACAAGTAAAGCTGAGGAAAGAAGCGGATACGTGGATTCTTCACACACCTGGTAATTTCTCGCACACCTATGCTTATGTGAACGGGCACGCACTCGGACAATTGAATCCGCTCAATCCGTATCTTGATCTTACGCCTTATGTAACTGCGGGAGATATGGCTACGTTAACGGTATTTCTGGATAAAACGTATGGTTCACACAGCGGAAATATATGTCTCTACGAAGGAACTGCCGCTAAACAGTGGACATTATCCTCTTGTCAGGAGAATGGCTTACTGCAGCATGCCAAATCGTCAAACGTTGGTGCTCTCCCCGTAGAAGGAGCTATCTCCTTGAAACCGGGTACCCTGTCTTGGCTGTACGGTGACTTCCATGATGATAACCAAGGATTAGGCTGGAGGGTTTATGTCAAAGGCAGCCATATGAAGCTGACCGTATTCTTCAACGGACGCTTAGTTGGCCGCTTGTGGACACAAGGCGGTGCCAATAGACCTATATTCCGTGGCGGAAGCGATGAATCCTTTTATTTACCGGGACCGTGGTTTCAGGGTGGCGAATCGGGCAATGAAATAGCCATCCTATTGGAGGCTGTAGCGACCTCTGAAGATGCATTGCTGGAGCCTCTGCGCTTTGTACCTGTAGCCGAAAATTAA